The Pseudomonas sp. MPC6 nucleotide sequence TGAATCGTGATTGCTCAGACATGACAAACCTCCCGTGGGTTGACGAGCAGGTGGCGGCACCACTGTAACGACCAGGGGTTGCGACCTTGCCGCCCGATGTGCAGTCATTTCATAGCCATTCAATCCCTAAGTATTGACCATGATCAACCTCCCGTCCGTCAACCTGGCGCAGGCTGCGGTTCGTGCTGAACTCATGTGCACGCGCACACTTGGGAGAATTGCCATGGCAACCATGAAAGCCGCGATATTCGTTGAGAAAAACCGCATCGTGCTCGACGACAAGCCGATCCCTGAAGTCGGGCCGCTGGACGCGCTGATCCGCATCACCACCACCACTATCTGCGGCACCGACGTGCACATCCTGCGGGGTGAGTACCCCGTGGCCAAAGGGCTGACCATCGGTCATGAACCGGTGGGCATCATCGAGCGGCTCGGTTCTCAGGTGCGCGGCTTTGTCGAGGGGCAAAGGGTGATTGCCGGCGCCATCACCCCCAGCGGGCAAAGTTATGCCTGTCTCTGTGGCTGCGGCTCACAGGATGGCGCGGACACCCGCCACGGCTTCAAGGCAGCCGGCGGCTGGAAGTTCGGCAATACCATCGACGGTTGCCAGGCCGAATACGTGCTGGTGCCGGATGCGCTGGCCAACCTGTGCCCGATTCCCGACGGCCTGAGCGACGAACAGGTGCTGATGTGCCCGGACATCATGTCCACCGGTTTTTCCGGCGCGGAGCGGGGCGAGGTCAGCATCGGCGATACCGTTGCGGTTTTCGCTCTCGGGCCAATCGGCCTCTGTGCCGTGGCCGGTGCACGTCTCAAAGGGGCGACCACCATCATTGGCGTCGACGCCGTGCCCGAGCGGATGAGCGTAGCGCGACAGTTGGGCGCGACCCATGTGATCAACTTCAAGGACGGCGACGTGGTCGCGCAGATCATGGCCCTGACCGATGGTCGTGGCGTTGACGTGTCTATCGAAGCGCTGGGGACCCAGGGCACTTTCGAGTCCGCGCTGCGGGTGCTGCGCCCGGGTGGCCGGTTATCCAGCCTGGGGGTTTACTCCAGCGACCTGCGTATCCCGCTTGATGCCTTTGCCGCGGGCCTGGGGGATCTGAGCATCATCAGCACCCTGTGCCCCGGTGGCAAGGAGCGGATGCGGCGGCTGATGGCGGTGGTGGAAAGCGGCGGGGTGGATCTGTCGCCGCTGGTGACGCACAGGTTCAAGCTCGACGATATTGAAGCGGCCTATGAGCTGTTTGCGCATCAGCGGGATGGGGTGATGAAGGTGGCGATAACACCCTGAAGCCATCAAACACAACGCAAAACCCCTGTAGGAGCTGGCTTGCCAGCGAAGACGATCTGTCAGTCACATCAATGTTGAATGTGTGCGGTGCGGCGATCCGACAAGCCAGCGCCTACAGGGGGATTTGTGGGGGTTGTGGTAGCTAAACGACCTTGGCGCCGCGGGCTTTCAGCAGTTCGCGCAATACGGAGCGATGGCAGTGCGCCTCTTCCTCGCAATAACAGCCGACAGCCAGCGAGGTTTGATGGGAGAGGGCGGCCAACAGATCCAGCAATTGGCTTGGCGCCGGGTGGTTCATTTCAGCCTTGAACTTGCGCCGAAACGCCTCCCAGGCCTTTTCGTCCTCGGCGGCTTTGGCTTGTGCGACCAGTTCCGCACTGGGCGACAGCAGCGGTTGCCACACATCATAAAAATCCCGGCTGGCAAACTCAGCCTTTGGCACGCCCCGGGGCGGGCGGCGTACCGTGCCTATCCGCAGGCCTTCATCGGGCAGGCGCGGGGAGCCGAGCCGGACGATATGAATGGGCATGGCGGCCTACTTGTGCCGCGAGGTGTCAAACCATTCCATCGCCGTGCGCCAGATGCAGATCCCCAGGAAATAAGCCGACATCAGCAGCCAAAGACCCATCACCAGCGGGTTGATCACCGGGTGATTGACCACCAGCGACAAGCTGCACAACAGCCAGATGGCCGTCACCGCGATGTTGATCGGCATGAACCGGCGCACGCGGAACGGGTGCAGGAACTTCATCCGGGTCACGGTCAGCAGCGCCAGGCCGATGACGGTGAGCAGGGTGATCCACGGTGATGGGGCAATGATGTACAGGCAGAGGGCGACCACGTTCCAGGCGGCGGGGAAGCCCTGGAAGTAGTTGTCCTTGCTTTTCATGTTGACGTTGCAGAAGCAGAACAGCGACGAGACCAGAATCAGCGACACGGTCAACAGCAGCGTGTAGTCCGGCAACGGGATGTAGCGATAGATGAACAGCGCCGGGATAAACACATACGTCAGGTAGTCGATCACCAGGTCGAGGACCGAGCCGTCGAAGCTCGGCAGTACCGACTGGACATTGACCTTGCGCGCCAGCGCGCCGTCCAGCCCGTCGACGATCAGCGCGACGCCCAGCCACAGCAGGCAGTTGGCGGGTTGGTTTTCCAGCAGCGCGAGGGTCGCGAGGAAGGCGGTGACTACGCCCGTGGCGGTAAAACCATGGGCGCCCCATGCTTTGAGCCTGGCGATGTGTAGAGTCGAAATCACGGGGGCGTTCTCCAGAAAGTGCAGCAAGCCGGTCATCACCCACTCTATCGGGGGCGGCGGCAAACCTGGTCGGGTTGCAGGTATCGACCGGGAATCCGGGAATAAGGTTCACCACTCATGAATCTTAGCTGCGCCACACGAATATACCCCGGATAAATCCGGGGTACGGGTTGGAACCGGAGGCCGTCTGTCTGCGGACTAAAGGGCTGCCTCCGGATTGCGACCAAACACCCGGCTGTATTCGGCTTTGGCGGTCTGCTCGGTAAACTCTCCCGACCATTTGGACACTACCACCGTTGCCACGCTATTGCCGATTGTGTTGCAAGTCGCAATGGCCATGGACATGAAGCGGTAGACGCCAAACAGTAAAGCAAGGCCCTCGACAGGTAGCACCCCGATGGCGGTTACCGTAGCGGCAAACACCACGAAGCTGCCACCGGACACCGCTGCTGCACCTTTGGACGTCACCAGCATGATGGCGATGGTGCCCAGCTGTTGCTCCCAGCTCATCGGCACCCCATAGGCGTTGGCGATGAACAGCACGCACAGCGACATGTAGATCGAGGTGCCATCGAGGTTGAAGGCATAGCCGGTCGGCAATACCAGCCCGACGCTCTGCTTGGAGCAACCGAATTTTTCGAGCTTTTGCAGCAGTCGTGGCAGGGCGCTTTCCGAGGAAGCCGTGCCCAGGACGATGAAAATCTCATCCTTGATGTACTTCAGGAACCGCCACAGGCTGAACCCTGACAATCGGCAAACCACGCCCAATACCACGAAGATGAAGAACGCAATACAGACATAGAACATCAGCACCAGGTTGGCCAAGGACATCAGCACGGCAGTGCCATTGGCGCCTACGGCATAGGCCACGGAACCAAAGGCACCGAGCGGGGCGAACTTCATGATCAGGTTGATGAACTCGAAGAAGCACTCGGAGATGCGGCTCAGCCCGTCTTCAATGACACTGCGACGCTCGGGTTTCAGCGCGAGCAGGGCGAAGCCAAACAGCACCGAGATCACCAGCACTTGCAGCAATTGACCGCCCGCGAACGCGCCGACGAAGTTGTCCGGGAAAATCCCGTAGATGAAGTCCATGGTTGACGCCGGCGCATGGCCCTTGGCAACGGCGGAGCTGGCCGCTGCGGCAGTGGCACTGCTGGGGTGTGCGTCGTGCATGCCGGACCCGATGTTCAACAAATTGCCCCATAGCAGTCCGAGAGCCAGCGCGATGGTGGACACTACTTCGAAGTAGATCAGCGCGCGTAAACCGACTTTGCCGACCCGCTTGATATCACCCGCCGAGGCGATGCCATGGACCACGGTGAAAAACACCAGGGGCGCGACGGCAGTCTTGATCAGCTTGAGAAAGATATCGCCGAGGATCTTGAACTTGGCAGCCAGCTCCGGGGCCAGGAAGCCGAAGGCAATCCCCAGCACCATGGCGGCGATAACCTGAAACGTCAGATCCTTGTAGAAAGGTTTCTTGTTGAGGGTGGTCATGTCTGCGATCTCGTTGTTGTTATTGGCGAGTGGCGGGCAGAGGGGGCTCGATCATGGCGAGCCCCTTGAGGATCAGCGCTTGACTGAACCCTCTCGTGCCAGGGCGATATCGACCATCTGCGGGGCCAGTCCCAGGTAATTGGCCGGATCGGTCAGGCGCTTGAGCTCCTCGATATCCAGTTGCGCCGTGGCTTCGCCTTGAGCGAGCAAGGCGTCGAGCAGGCTGGTGCCTTCGTCGTTGGCCATGCGGCAGGCGGCATAGACCACGTCATGGGCCACCTGACGGCCCAGTGCCGGCGCGAGCCCCATCATCACAGCTTCAGCGACGATCAGGCCCTGGGTCATGTCGAGGTTTTTGCGCATGCGTTCGGTGCGCACTTCCAGCCCGGCGAGCATGAACTTTGCCTGACCGAGGGACGCGGCACTCAACGCGAAGGCTTCGGGAATGGCGATCCACTCGGCCTGCCATGGGCCGGTCGAACGCTCGAAGTCCTGGATCATGGCGTCGAGCATCAAGCCCGCGTGCTGGCGTACACCTTTGGCCGCGGCGTACATCAATTCGCAGGAAATCGGATTGCGTTTCTGCGGCATGGTGCTGCTGGCCCCCCGACCCTTGACGAAGGGTTCGTACACTTCGCCCAACTCGCTGGTCATCATCATCATCACATCCAATGCGATTTTGCCCAGGGAACCGGTGACCAGTCCGAGAAAGTTCAGGGTTTCGGCAAGACCGTCCCGGGCGACATGCCAAGTGGCTTGCGGTATGCCCAGTCCGAGCTCGGCCATCAAGGCTTCCTGGACTTCCAGGCCTTTGTCACCCAACGAAGCCAGCGTGCCCGCCGCACCGGCGAACTGGCCGACTTCCACCCGTGGGCGCAGCTCCACCAGGCGTTCGGCATGACGGTCGAACATGCTCAGCCAGACCGCGCATTTGTAGCCGAAGGTGATCGGCAGTGCGTGCTGCAGGTGAGTGCGGCCGGCCATCGGTGTATCGCGGTAGCGCTGGGCCAGGTCAGCGAGCAGACCTCGGACGGCCTGGATGTCGCGCTCGACGATCGCCAGCGCCGCGCGGACCTGCAGCACCACGGCGGTGTCCATGATGTCCTGGGTGGTGGCACCCCAATGGACATAGCGACCGGCTTCACCACAGGTTTTCGACAGTTGTTCCACCAGCGGCAGAATCGGGTAGCCGACGATTTCAGTTTCGTGCTGCATCAGCACCATGTCGAGCGAGGCGTAGGTCGCGAGTGCTGCGATCTGCTCGGCAGCGGCGGCAGGAATCACGCCGCAACGCGCTTCGGCCCGGGCCAGGGCCACTTCCACTTCGATGTAGCGTTCGATCAGGGCTTGGTCGGAAAACACGCCACGCATCTCGGCAGTGCCGAACATGTCGCGGAAGAGGGCGGAGTCGAAGACGGTGCTGGACATGAGGTATTCCCGAATATGTTTGTTATTGATCGGACATATTTAATATGTCCGTACATAATTCTTACGTGCTCGCTGATACACTGTCAACTCGGTAAATCCTCGGGACTGATGAAAGGTATGAACCAGACGCGCTATGCGGTCGTTGCAAAAGACTTGTTGGAGGGGATTTCCAGCGGGCGCTACCCGGTCGGGTCGCTGTTGCCCACCGAGTTCGAACTGTGCGAACTCTATGAAGTGAGCCGACACACGGTGCGCGCGGCCATTACTCAACTGCAGAATCAAGGCCTGGTTTCCCGGCGCAAAAGGGTCGGTACCCGCGTTGAAGCGTCCTCACCCAAGGGCGGCTATTCGCAATCTTTGGCCTCGGTGTCTGACCTGGTTCATCTGGCCGAAACCCAGGTCCGCAGCATCCAGAGCGTGCATCACTTTGTGGCCGACATTGCCTTGGCCAAACGACTGGGGCTGGAGCCCGGCGAGCATTATTTTTGCGTGTCGAGCATTAGGGTCGACCAGGAAAACCTGCGCGCACCGCTGTGCTGGACCGACGTTTACGCCCAGGACCTCTATTCAGAGGTGATCGAGTTGGCCGAGCAACATCCGGACGAGTTGATTGCCGCGCTGATCGAGCAACACTACGGTCGGCATATCGATGTGGTGGATCAGCAGGTCCGAGCGGTCCTGCTGACACCCGAGATTGCCAAGAGCCTGAATGCCGAAGCCGGCTCTCCCGGGTTGAACATCATTCGCCAGTACCGGGATGAGGAGGGTGCGTTAATGGTTGTGTCGGAAACGGTCCATCCCGAGGATCGATTTACCTTGGTCACGCAGATGAAAAGGGAACGAACTTCGGCTTAGCGTCGGGTTTGCAACCGGGGTTCGTGTCAGCCAAACGGTGGTGGCACATTTGCCTGCGAGGACTATCGTTGCCTGACTGGATCACTCCAACAAAGAGGATGCCGTCATGAACACCAGCGATCTGCTCGAACAACTACTGCGCGGTGCCGGCCAGAGTTCGACGCCGCAGCAGGGCGGCCGTAGTGCTTTGGCCCAGGGCGGGCTTGGCGACCTCGGCGGGTTGCTCGGCGGCCTGTTGGGCGGTGGCACCGGTTCCAGCGCTGGCGGCGGTGGGCTGGGTGGCTTGCTCGGTGGTTTGCTGGGCGGCGGCTCGTCCTTGGGCGGTACGACCCGGAGCCGGTCAGGCGGTGGCGCCAACTACGCCGCGCTGGCGTCGCTGGGAATGATGGCATTTCAAGCGTATCAGGCCTGGCAACGCAGCCAGGCCGCGGCACCGCAACAGGCACCGCGCACTGTAGACCTGCTGTCTGGCCCGGAAGTCGAGGACCACAGTAACGCGATCCTGCGGGCATTGATTGCGGCGGCCAAGGCCGATGGTCGGATCGATGATGCCGAGAAACAGATGATCAGCACCGAAATTGGCCGTCACACCGATGATCCGCAGTTGCAGCAATGGCTGGACGATGAAGTCGCGCGGCCGCTGGATGCCGCCGATGTGGCGCAGTCGGCCACGGATCCGGGCATGGCGGCGGAAATGTACCTGGCCAGTGTGATGCTGGTGGACGATCAGCACGACGCCGAGCGCAGTTACCTGGATGAACTGGCTGCGGCGCTGGGTATTGATCCGGATTTGCAGGTGCATCTGGAGCAACAGGCCAAGGGTGGCGTCGCCTGAAGGCACATCCTTGAACGCTTGGTTGGCTGCCAGGCCGCCTTCGCGAGCAAGCTCGCTCCCACAGTTGATCGCGCTGGCCGATACGACTCGGTTTCCTGCGGGAGCGAGCTTGCTCCGGGCGGCGTTCCGACGAAGAACGATAACGCGGTCTGTCTGTTACATAGCTGCAGATGGTTCCGGCACCAGAAACGTTACCCCATAACGCTCGGCCACCTCAAAAATCCGCGGTAGATCCTCCGGCACCTTGAGCTGATCCATCGCCGCAAAAAACTGTCCGCCCCGCGGATCGGACACCACGCCGATGATTTTCGCCGTGCTGCTGAGGTTCTTGTAGGCGTGGATGGTCCCCGCAGGGATATGCACATAGCCACCACTCGACACCGTGTTGGATGTGCCTTCGACCGTCACTTCCACCTGCCCGTCGATGACATAAAAAGCCTCATCCCAGGGATGAAAGTGCGGCGGCGGCCCTCCGCCTTGTACGCCTTGCTGGATATGCACTTCAAAGGGTTTGGACAAATCCCCGCCGGCGAGAATCGTGATTGCCTCACCCACGACGTTGACCGGCCTGGGGATGTTATCCGCCTCGATGACATGAACCGTGCGCATGATTGCTCTCCGAAGGATGGGTCCACACCCGTTGAGTATATTCACTCCAGTGCAAGCCAAGTGCCGCACCGGCAGCCGTCTGTCCGGGCTCTTTCAACGCCGATGGAATTTTTCTGCGCCGCGGTCGCTCTGCTGATGTAGAGACGTACTGATCCAGCGTCCTGCCACTGGCCTCAGACCGAGAGATTGCGCCATGACTGCCCTGACACGACTTGAATCCAAGCCTGCCCACGAACACGCGATTTCCAGCGCTGGCAGCATGAAGCAGATCTACGAACAGCTGTTGCTCAACGACGATGCCATGCAACGTCGCGCGCTCGCCCAGCGCTTTCTCGCCACGCAACTTCAGCAAGCGGCGGATTTGCCCGAGGACATGCCTGGGGACCTGTCGGCACTGCAAAACTTCGTCGAACAACACTGCATCGACGTCGCCCGCCAATACGCCGACTACCTGCAACAGCGCAAAGAGGGCGGGCCTCGGCAGTTCTTTTCCAGCAAGGCGCACGCGCTGTTTTTTCTGCAGGCGGTTGCCCCGACCAAACTGGTGGACGGCGCCTGGCTGTCCGGCCTGTTGCGGCACTGGCGCGACCCCCGCTTCGAGGGCTTGATCTGCACTTACCTGGAGGAGCTGGGCGAGGGCAATCCGGCGCAGAATCATGTGGTGATCTACCGTAAATTGCTCGCCGAGCATGGCTTGCAGGACAGCGGCGTGATCGCTGACCAGTATTACCTGCAAGGCGCGGTGCAGTTGGCGCTGGGTGAATGCAGCGATGGGTTTCTGCCCGAGGTGATCGGCTATAACCTCGGCTACGAGGTGCTGCCGCTGCACCTGCTGATCAGTGCTTATGAGCTCAGCGAACTGGGCATCGATCCGTATTACTTCACCCTGCACGTGACCATCGACAATGCCAGCACCGGCCATGCGCACAAGGCGGTGCAGTCGGTGTTGCAATTGCTGCCGATCGAAGGTGATCGCGAGGCGTTTTTGCGCCGGGTCGCATTGGGCTACCGGCTTAATGATCTGGGGCAGGGCAGCCGCGCGATTATCGAGTCCTTCGACCTGTACGGCGAAGTGCTGAGCATGCTCGAACGTAAACGTCCGTTCGGCCAGCACATGCATTCGGATTACTGTCGCTTCGAAGGCAAGACCGTCAACCAATGGCTGTCGGCGTCCGAGCAGTTGCCCGGCTTCCTCGCGGCACTGGAAAACAAGGGCTGGATCAAGCGTCACCAGGATCCGCAGGCCAGCCGCTTCTGGCAATTGATCGACGGTGACGGCGCGGCCATGTTCGGGGTATTCAGCCCCTATGAAAAACAGTTGCTGCATGACTGGATCGGCGGAAACTGGAGACCGGAGCATTCGCCGGCATCGGTTCGACGGGGCACTGGTGCCTCGGCCGAGCCACTGGTGCCCGGCAATGACCCGGATGTCGCGAGCCTGCAAGCCGCGCTGGAGGGGCTTGCCGCCCACGAGCAGATGCCGGTGCTGATCCCATGGCTGTCGGCCCACCGGCACTCCCACCCGGCTGGCCTGATGGCCACCCGACGTTTCATCGAACTCAAATCCAGCCTTCGATAGGGAGCCTGCGATGAATCAGGAAGAACGTCTGGGTGCTGCCGATCTGGCATTACTGCAGCTGGGGCGCCGCTTGCAGGCCGACGGCTATCGTTTCATCACGCCGACACCGCTGACCCACCAGCGAGTCAATGATCGCGCCTTCGGTCAAAGCGCCCGGACCCTGCGCGACATTTTTGGCTGGTCGCGGTCGTTCGAGCCCGGCCTGTTGTCGGTGGACGAACAACGTCAGTTGGAACTGGCGGGCGTCCTCGAGCAGAGCAACGGGCGGCTGAGAAGCCGGGTGCGCTGGTCCAGCCTGGACGACTTGCTGTTCGTGCATTCCGGGTTCCCCACCGATGCCGCCGACGCGGTGTTCTTCGGCCCCGACTCCTACCGTTTCGCCCAGTTGATACATGCCCATCTGCAACAGAACTTCGCCCCGATCAGGCGCGCGGTAGACATCGGTTGCGGCGCGGGGGTCGGAGCGATAGTGATTGCTCGCGCGCGGCGTGAAGCCGAGGTGCTGGCCGTCGATATCAACCCGATGGCGCTGCGTCTGACGGCGGTCAACGCGGTGCTCGCCGAAGTGGCCAACGTCAGCATCGAAGCCAGCGATGTGCTGCAGGATGTCGACGGCAACTTCGACCTGATCGTCGCCAATCCGCCTTACATGGCCGACCCCGCCGAGCGTGCCTACCGCCATGGCGGCGGGGCGCTTGGCGAACAGTTGTCGCTGCGCATCGTCGAGCAGGCCCTGTATCGTCTGGCCCCCGGCGGCTCGCTGGTGCTGTACACCGGCGTGGCGATGATCGATGGTTTTGACCCGTTTCTGTCTGCACTGACTCCGCGCCTGGAGTCGCCGCAGTTCGGCTGGACCTACCGCGAACTCGATCCCGACGTGTTCGGTGAAGAGTTGTTGACCCCCGGCTATCAGCGCGTGGAGCGGATTGCCGTGGTCGCCTTGATCGTCACCCGCATCGGCCCCGGCATCGGGGGCATCGTCACCTCGCCTGCAGGTGCGCCATGAACAGGAATCTGGACGATTACAACCGCATGCGCGACTTTTCGGCGACCTCGGAACCGGCCGCCAAGCGCTCCAGCAAAAAAAAGGCACAGGCGCATGCCCTGCAATTCTGCATCCAGAAGCATGACGCCTCGCGCCTGCATTACGACTTCCGCCTGGAACTCGACGGCGCCCTGAAAAGCTGGGCGGTGCCCAAGGGGCCATCACTGGACCCCAAGGTCAAGCGCCTGGCCGTCCACGTTGAAGACCATCCGCTGGACTACGCCACGTTCGAGGGCAGCATCCCCGAAGGACATTACGGCGCCGGTGACGTGATCGTGTGGGACCGTGGCGTCTGGATCCCCCAGGAGGATCCGGCCACGGCCTACGCCAAGGGCAAGCTCAAGTTCGAGCTGCAGGGCGAGAAGCTCGGCGGCCTGTGGAATCTGGTGCGCACGCACATGCCGGGCAAGCAGGAGCAATGGTTTCTGATCAAGCACCAGGACGGCGCGGCCAAACCCGAAAGCGAGTACGACGTGGTCGCCGCCGAACCCGACAGCGTGCTCAGCGAGCGCACCATCCTCGCCAAAAAGTCGAAGACTGCCGACAAACCCAAGCCCGTGAAGAAACCGGCCGCAGCGGCGCGCAAGGAAAAGGCGACGCCGTTGACCGGCGCCCGCAAAGCCAGACTGCCGGAACAGCTCAAGCCGGAACTGGCCACCCTGGTCGAGAAAGTCCCGGGCGGTGACTGGAGCTACGAGATCAAGTTCGACGGCTATCGGATCATGGCGCGCATCGACCACGACCAGGTCCAACTGTTTACGCGCAATGGTCACGACTGGACCCACAAGCTGCCGGGACAAGCCGAGGCGCTGGCTGCGCTGGGCCTTGAATCAGCCTGGCTCGACGGCGAAATGGTCGTGGCCAACGACCAGGGCGTGCCGGACTTCCAGGCCTTGCAGAATGCGTTCGATTCGGGCGGCAGCGGCGCCATTCTTTACTATCTGTTCGACATGCCTTACCTCAACGGCGTGGACCTGCGGGAAGTGCCTGTCGAGGAGCGCAGGGCCGCGCTGGCGACGGTACTCAAAGCCAATGAACACCCGCTGCTGCGGTTCTCCGACGCGTTCGGCGAAGAGCCGGAAGCCTTGCTCAACAGCGCCTGCCAAATGCGCATGGAAGGGCTGATCGGCAAGCGGCTGGGGTCGCCCTACGTGTCCCGGCGCAGCAGCGACTGGGTCAAGCTCAAGTGCAAGCATCGCCAGGAATTCGTGGTGGTCGGCTTCACCGATCCAAAAGGTTCGCGCAATGGCTTCGGTGCCTTGCTGCTGGGGCTGCATGACCGTGACAGTGGCGAATTGCGCTACGCAGGCAAGGTCGGCACCGGGTTCAACGAGACCACGCTCAAGCATATCCACGAGCAACTCAAACCCTTGCAGGTGAAAAAACCGTCCGTGGTCAATCCACCCACCGGCTTTGACGCCAAGGGTGTGCATTGGCTTAAACCGACGCTGCTGGCAGAGGTGGCCTTTGCCGAAATGACCAAGGAGGGCTCGGTGCGCCATGCGGTGTTCCATGGCCTGCGCGACGACAAACCTGCCAAAGACATTACCGAGGAGCGTCCGAAAGCCGTGAAGACCTCAACCTCGAAAACCGCTGCGGCGAAAACCGCTGCTAAAAAAACTGCTGCTGCAGACACCGCGGCGACGAAAACTGCGCCTAAAAAAACTGTTGCTGACAAAACTGCCGCTGAAAAAGAGAGCACTGCTGAAAAGCCCGCCACCAAAAAGAAAACCGCAGAACCTGCACCTTCACAAATCGGCCTGGGCAAGGGCAAGGTGCGCATCACCCACCCGGACCGGGTGATCGACGCCAGCAGCGGCACCACCAAAGTGCAACTGGCCGAGTATTACGCCAGCGTCGCCGAATGGATATTGCCCGAGCTCAAGGATCGGCCCGTGGCACTGGTGCGCGCCCCGGACGGCATCGCCGGCGAGCTGTTTTTCCAGAAGAACGCCGAGCGCCTGGCAATTCCGGGGATCACCACCCTGGACAAGGCCCTCACCGGCCAACCGGTGATGATCATCAACAACGCCGAAGCCCTGATCGGCGCGGTGCAGATGAGCACGGTGGAACTGCACACCTGGAACGCCACGTCGGACAACCTCGACAAACCCGACCGCTTCGTCCTCGACCTCGACCCGGACCCGGCGCTGCCCTGGAAAAGCATGGTCGAGGCGACTCAACTGACCCTTTCGGTGCTCGATGAACTGGGGCTCAAGGCATTCCTCAAGACCAGCGGCGGCAAGGGCATTCACCTGGTGGTGCCGCTGACCCGCAAGCTTGGCTGGGATGAGGTCAAGGACTTCAGTCATGCCATCGTCAGCCACATGGCCAACTTGCTGCCGGAGCGCTTCTCCGCGGTCTCCGGCCCGAAAAATCGGATCGGGCGGATCTTCATCGATTACCTGCGCAACGGACTGGGCGCCACCACCATCTGCGCCTACGCCGTGCGGACTCGCGAAGGATTGCCGGTGTCGGTGCCGATCTTTCGCGAGGAGGTGGGTGAACTCAAGGGTGGCAATCAGTGGAATGTGCACAACGTGCATGAGCGGCTGGCAGAGGTGGGCGATGAACCCTGGGCAGGCCTGAACAAAACCCGCCAGACCATCACCGCCGACATGCGGCGGCGGGTGGGAATGAAAAAGTAACAAGCCGTGCGACAGGTCGAACCCCGACACCCGGCCCCTGTAGGAGCCGGCGTACCAATTGGTTATGGTCAACGCCAGACCCTGTAGGAGCCGGCTTGCCGGCGAAGGCGTCTTCATATGCGCTGCATGGCTCCAGGCCGCCTTCGCTGGCAAGCCAGCTCTACACGATCCCCGGCGTACCGATTGGTTATGGTCAACGCCAGACCCTGTAGGAGCCGGCTTGCCGGCGAAGGCGTCTTCATATGCGCTGCATGGCTCCAGGCCGCCTTCGCTGGCAAGCCAGCTCCTACACGATCCCCGGCGTACCGGTTAATTATGGTCAACGCCAGACCCTGTAGGAGCCGGCTTGCCGGCGAAGGCGTCTTCATATGCGCTGCATGGCTCCAGGCCGCCTTCGCTGGCAAGCCAGCTCCTACACGATCCCCTGCG carries:
- a CDS encoding cupin domain-containing protein, coding for MRTVHVIEADNIPRPVNVVGEAITILAGGDLSKPFEVHIQQGVQGGGPPPHFHPWDEAFYVIDGQVEVTVEGTSNTVSSGGYVHIPAGTIHAYKNLSSTAKIIGVVSDPRGGQFFAAMDQLKVPEDLPRIFEVAERYGVTFLVPEPSAAM
- the ligD gene encoding DNA ligase D, producing MNRNLDDYNRMRDFSATSEPAAKRSSKKKAQAHALQFCIQKHDASRLHYDFRLELDGALKSWAVPKGPSLDPKVKRLAVHVEDHPLDYATFEGSIPEGHYGAGDVIVWDRGVWIPQEDPATAYAKGKLKFELQGEKLGGLWNLVRTHMPGKQEQWFLIKHQDGAAKPESEYDVVAAEPDSVLSERTILAKKSKTADKPKPVKKPAAAARKEKATPLTGARKARLPEQLKPELATLVEKVPGGDWSYEIKFDGYRIMARIDHDQVQLFTRNGHDWTHKLPGQAEALAALGLESAWLDGEMVVANDQGVPDFQALQNAFDSGGSGAILYYLFDMPYLNGVDLREVPVEERRAALATVLKANEHPLLRFSDAFGEEPEALLNSACQMRMEGLIGKRLGSPYVSRRSSDWVKLKCKHRQEFVVVGFTDPKGSRNGFGALLLGLHDRDSGELRYAGKVGTGFNETTLKHIHEQLKPLQVKKPSVVNPPTGFDAKGVHWLKPTLLAEVAFAEMTKEGSVRHAVFHGLRDDKPAKDITEERPKAVKTSTSKTAAAKTAAKKTAAADTAATKTAPKKTVADKTAAEKESTAEKPATKKKTAEPAPSQIGLGKGKVRITHPDRVIDASSGTTKVQLAEYYASVAEWILPELKDRPVALVRAPDGIAGELFFQKNAERLAIPGITTLDKALTGQPVMIINNAEALIGAVQMSTVELHTWNATSDNLDKPDRFVLDLDPDPALPWKSMVEATQLTLSVLDELGLKAFLKTSGGKGIHLVVPLTRKLGWDEVKDFSHAIVSHMANLLPERFSAVSGPKNRIGRIFIDYLRNGLGATTICAYAVRTREGLPVSVPIFREEVGELKGGNQWNVHNVHERLAEVGDEPWAGLNKTRQTITADMRRRVGMKK
- a CDS encoding class I SAM-dependent methyltransferase — encoded protein: MNQEERLGAADLALLQLGRRLQADGYRFITPTPLTHQRVNDRAFGQSARTLRDIFGWSRSFEPGLLSVDEQRQLELAGVLEQSNGRLRSRVRWSSLDDLLFVHSGFPTDAADAVFFGPDSYRFAQLIHAHLQQNFAPIRRAVDIGCGAGVGAIVIARARREAEVLAVDINPMALRLTAVNAVLAEVANVSIEASDVLQDVDGNFDLIVANPPYMADPAERAYRHGGGALGEQLSLRIVEQALYRLAPGGSLVLYTGVAMIDGFDPFLSALTPRLESPQFGWTYRELDPDVFGEELLTPGYQRVERIAVVALIVTRIGPGIGGIVTSPAGAP
- a CDS encoding iron-containing redox enzyme family protein, which translates into the protein MTALTRLESKPAHEHAISSAGSMKQIYEQLLLNDDAMQRRALAQRFLATQLQQAADLPEDMPGDLSALQNFVEQHCIDVARQYADYLQQRKEGGPRQFFSSKAHALFFLQAVAPTKLVDGAWLSGLLRHWRDPRFEGLICTYLEELGEGNPAQNHVVIYRKLLAEHGLQDSGVIADQYYLQGAVQLALGECSDGFLPEVIGYNLGYEVLPLHLLISAYELSELGIDPYYFTLHVTIDNASTGHAHKAVQSVLQLLPIEGDREAFLRRVALGYRLNDLGQGSRAIIESFDLYGEVLSMLERKRPFGQHMHSDYCRFEGKTVNQWLSASEQLPGFLAALENKGWIKRHQDPQASRFWQLIDGDGAAMFGVFSPYEKQLLHDWIGGNWRPEHSPASVRRGTGASAEPLVPGNDPDVASLQAALEGLAAHEQMPVLIPWLSAHRHSHPAGLMATRRFIELKSSLR